A region of Sulfitobacter faviae DNA encodes the following proteins:
- a CDS encoding AsmA-like C-terminal region-containing protein, with product MRSLSGSGALTMGRGTIAGIDLDALLGSVDAEGGSTVFDSVQATFDIAKGVLRNDDLLMLLPNFNATGAGQVDLGAQRLDYTVTPKALRVNASRGGLAVPVRIRGPWADPEIKADLRAAIDLNFAEEKQRAEDVVRQKIQEELNIAPDDNRSTEDIVKDELENAVRRELFKLFD from the coding sequence ATGCGCTCGCTCAGCGGCTCTGGCGCGCTGACCATGGGGCGCGGCACGATTGCGGGGATCGACTTGGACGCGCTGCTTGGCTCGGTCGATGCCGAAGGCGGCAGCACGGTGTTCGATTCCGTCCAAGCGACATTCGACATCGCCAAGGGCGTTTTGCGCAACGACGATCTGCTGATGCTGCTGCCGAACTTCAACGCGACGGGGGCAGGGCAGGTCGATCTGGGGGCGCAGAGGCTGGACTATACGGTCACGCCCAAGGCGCTGCGCGTCAATGCGTCGCGCGGTGGGCTGGCGGTGCCGGTGCGGATTAGGGGGCCTTGGGCCGACCCTGAGATCAAGGCCGATCTGCGCGCCGCGATCGACCTGAACTTTGCCGAGGAAAAGCAGCGAGCCGAGGATGTTGTGCGCCAGAAAATACAGGAGGAATTGAACATCGCACCCGACGACAACCGCTCGACCGAGGATATCGTGAAGGATGAGTTGGAGAATGCGGTCAGACGCGAGTTGTTCAAACTGTTCGACTAG
- a CDS encoding AsmA family protein, whose protein sequence is MRWIIRVIGALLLIVVIMLGALFLLPGERIARIASEQLSRMTGREVSITGDVGVTLWPVLGVTAGGLEVGNADWTDKGALLTAANAAIGVDAGALLRGEIRITNIAAQSPVIRLEQRLDGRASWQFTDSASGARIETESAPSASRRPLSIQKLTVTDATLIYDAEGADLLRYDGVNLALDWPERGGAAEITVSMAPASEPVKLAARIEGFADFLEGGVQPLRAEVATGGGEALFDGRGALNGALAGDIRIDSPDTARFLASLGAGTVTLPRGLGRSVDLRSGLTLTADRRLSLRNLTVDLGGNSLTGQADLALNGTPRITANLRTGALDLSALSEESEQAAGADSTVTAETEGWSRQEINADWLAAFDGNIALSAESIDLGQLDLGPTRAVLRNERARMVFDLQDMNTYGGKVAGEFVMNNRDGLSVGGKLQAQNVQMRDLLEDTAGVTRFTGAGDAELSFLGWGSPLTRSCARSAALAR, encoded by the coding sequence ATGAGATGGATTATACGGGTCATCGGCGCGCTGTTGCTGATCGTCGTGATCATGCTGGGGGCGCTGTTCCTGCTGCCCGGCGAACGGATCGCGCGGATCGCCAGTGAGCAACTCAGCCGGATGACCGGGCGGGAGGTGTCGATCACCGGCGATGTGGGCGTGACGCTCTGGCCGGTGCTGGGGGTGACCGCAGGCGGGCTTGAGGTCGGCAATGCCGATTGGACCGATAAGGGCGCGCTGCTGACGGCGGCCAATGCCGCGATTGGGGTGGACGCGGGCGCGCTTTTGCGCGGTGAGATACGCATCACCAATATCGCGGCGCAAAGCCCGGTGATCCGGTTAGAGCAACGTCTTGATGGGCGCGCAAGCTGGCAGTTCACCGATAGCGCCAGCGGCGCGCGGATCGAGACCGAGAGCGCGCCGAGCGCCAGCCGCCGCCCGCTGAGCATTCAGAAGCTGACGGTGACCGATGCCACGCTGATCTATGACGCCGAAGGGGCGGACTTGCTGCGCTATGATGGTGTCAATCTGGCGCTGGACTGGCCCGAACGGGGCGGGGCGGCGGAGATCACCGTCAGCATGGCGCCAGCGAGCGAGCCGGTTAAGCTTGCCGCGCGGATCGAAGGATTTGCGGATTTTCTGGAGGGCGGCGTGCAGCCGCTGCGGGCGGAGGTTGCGACGGGCGGGGGTGAAGCCCTGTTCGACGGGCGCGGCGCGCTCAACGGGGCGCTGGCGGGGGATATCCGCATAGACAGCCCCGATACGGCGCGGTTTCTGGCGTCGCTCGGCGCGGGCACTGTGACGCTGCCGCGCGGTTTGGGCCGGTCGGTCGATCTGCGCTCTGGGCTGACCCTGACGGCGGATCGGCGTCTGTCGCTGCGCAATCTCACGGTGGATTTGGGCGGCAACAGCCTGACCGGGCAGGCCGATTTGGCCCTGAACGGCACGCCGCGGATCACCGCAAACCTGCGGACCGGGGCGCTGGACCTCTCGGCCCTGTCCGAGGAAAGCGAACAGGCCGCAGGCGCCGACAGCACCGTCACGGCGGAGACAGAGGGCTGGTCACGGCAAGAGATCAACGCCGACTGGCTCGCCGCCTTTGACGGGAACATCGCGCTGAGCGCGGAAAGCATTGATTTGGGGCAGCTCGACCTTGGCCCCACCCGCGCCGTGCTGCGCAATGAGCGCGCACGAATGGTCTTTGATCTACAGGATATGAACACCTATGGCGGCAAGGTTGCGGGGGAGTTTGTGATGAACAACCGCGATGGCCTGTCCGTGGGCGGCAAGCTGCAAGCGCAGAACGTGCAGATGCGCGACCTGCTGGAGGATACCGCCGGGGTGACGCGCTTTACCGGGGCGGGCGATGCCGAACTGTCGTTCCTCGGGTGGGGCAGTCCATTGACGCGATCATGCGCTCGCTCAGCGGCTCTGGCGCGCTGA
- the rimO gene encoding 30S ribosomal protein S12 methylthiotransferase RimO produces the protein MSTNPPNLRPDLAPQAKISDPARPGQPTIGMVSLGCPKALVDSERILTRLRAEGYGVSPDYAGADAVIVNTCGFLDSAKAESLDAIGEALTENGKVIVTGCLGAEPDYIREHHPRILAVTGPHQYEQVLDAVHGAVPPAPDPFIDLLPAQQVSLTPRHYSYLKISEGCNHKCKFCIIPDMRGRLQSRPAHAVMREAERLVNNGVKELLVISQDTSAYGVDIKHAEDRGHRAHITDLARDLGSLGAWVRLHYVYPYPHVRKLIPLMAEGLVLPYLDIPFQHAHPDVLKRMARPAAASKTLDEIAAWRDTCPDITLRSTFIVGYPGETEEEFQTLLDWLDEAQLDRVGCFQYENVEGARSNALPDHVAPEIKQDRWERFMEKAQAISEAKLAAKVGKRLDVIVDEIDEDAATCRTKSDAPEIDGNLFIDEDFQNLKVGDIVTVEVEEAGEYDLWGRQIT, from the coding sequence ATGAGCACAAACCCACCCAATCTGCGCCCCGACCTCGCCCCGCAGGCGAAGATCAGCGATCCCGCCCGCCCCGGCCAGCCGACCATCGGCATGGTCAGCCTCGGCTGTCCCAAGGCATTGGTCGATTCCGAACGCATCCTGACCCGGCTTCGCGCCGAGGGCTATGGCGTTTCGCCCGATTACGCGGGCGCCGATGCGGTGATCGTGAACACCTGCGGCTTTCTCGACAGCGCCAAGGCCGAAAGCCTTGATGCCATCGGCGAGGCGCTCACGGAAAACGGCAAGGTCATCGTCACCGGCTGCCTCGGGGCCGAGCCGGATTATATCCGCGAACATCACCCTCGCATCCTCGCCGTCACGGGCCCGCATCAATACGAACAGGTGCTCGACGCGGTGCATGGCGCGGTGCCGCCCGCGCCCGATCCCTTCATCGACCTCCTGCCCGCGCAGCAGGTCTCGCTCACCCCACGGCACTACAGCTACCTCAAGATTTCCGAGGGCTGTAACCACAAGTGCAAGTTCTGCATCATCCCTGACATGCGGGGCCGCCTACAATCGCGCCCGGCCCATGCGGTGATGCGCGAGGCCGAGCGGCTGGTCAATAATGGCGTCAAGGAACTGCTGGTCATCAGCCAAGACACCTCCGCCTACGGGGTCGACATCAAACATGCCGAAGACCGCGGCCACCGTGCCCATATCACCGATCTGGCCCGTGATCTCGGGTCGCTCGGCGCCTGGGTGCGGCTGCACTACGTCTACCCCTACCCGCATGTGCGCAAGTTGATCCCGCTCATGGCCGAAGGCCTCGTACTGCCCTACCTCGACATCCCCTTCCAGCACGCGCATCCGGACGTGCTGAAACGCATGGCCCGCCCCGCCGCCGCGTCGAAAACACTGGACGAGATCGCCGCATGGCGCGACACCTGCCCCGACATCACCCTGCGCTCAACCTTCATCGTCGGCTACCCGGGTGAGACTGAGGAGGAATTCCAGACCCTGCTCGATTGGCTGGACGAGGCGCAGCTCGACCGGGTCGGCTGCTTCCAATACGAAAACGTCGAAGGCGCGCGGTCGAACGCGCTGCCGGATCATGTGGCGCCTGAGATCAAACAAGACCGTTGGGAGCGCTTCATGGAAAAGGCGCAAGCGATTTCAGAGGCCAAGCTCGCCGCCAAGGTCGGCAAACGCCTCGACGTGATCGTGGATGAGATCGACGAAGACGCCGCCACCTGCCGCACCAAATCCGACGCGCCCGAGATCGACGGTAATCTCTTCATTGACGAGGATTTCCAGAACCTCAAGGTCGGCGATATCGTCACCGTCGAAGTCGAAGAGGCGGGCGAATACGACCTTTGGGGACGTCAGATCACCTGA
- a CDS encoding lactoylglutathione lyase family protein — protein MTTPRTFSHIGLSVPDLDAAVKFYSEVLGFYVVMQPTEAVEEDTAIGVMCTDVFGPGWGSLRIAHLATADGIGIEIFEFPGNYAPEEKLEHKRHGTFHFAIQDPDVEGLLERIIAAGGKQRMPVREYFPGEKPYRMVYVEDPFGIVFELYSHSYELTYSAGAYA, from the coding sequence ATGACCACCCCCCGTACCTTTTCCCACATCGGCCTGTCCGTGCCGGACCTCGACGCCGCCGTGAAGTTCTATTCCGAAGTTCTCGGGTTCTATGTCGTGATGCAGCCCACCGAAGCGGTGGAAGAAGACACCGCCATCGGCGTCATGTGCACCGATGTCTTCGGCCCCGGCTGGGGATCGCTGCGCATCGCCCATTTGGCGACAGCGGATGGCATCGGGATCGAAATCTTCGAGTTCCCCGGCAACTACGCCCCCGAAGAAAAGCTGGAGCATAAGCGCCACGGCACCTTCCACTTCGCCATCCAAGACCCCGATGTCGAAGGTCTGCTGGAGCGGATCATCGCGGCGGGCGGCAAGCAGCGGATGCCGGTGCGGGAATATTTCCCGGGCGAGAAACCCTACCGCATGGTCTATGTCGAAGACCCGTTCGGCATCGTCTTCGAGCTTTATAGCCACAGCTATGAGCTGACCTATTCGGCAGGCGCCTACGCCTGA